The following proteins are co-located in the Candidatus Bathyarchaeota archaeon genome:
- a CDS encoding enoyl-CoA hydratase-related protein: MEFKNTLYEKSEGIATITINRPQALNALNEETLLEISSRIADARQDKNTKVVVITGAGDRAFCAGADLNVMKGAGAYKGMHLSQVGQKLTLEIEELEKPVIAAINGYALGGGLELAMACDLRIASENAKLGQPEVNVGLIPGWGGTQRLPRLVGKGKAKEMIFTGKRIDAKTAEQLGLVNKVVPLEQLKSTVKELASELMNKPPIAIELAKQLINNSTETDLKIGLTNEAEAFGVLASTEDFKEGVSAFLEKRKPRYKGK, translated from the coding sequence ATGGAATTCAAAAACACACTCTACGAGAAGAGTGAAGGAATAGCCACTATTACTATCAATAGACCACAGGCACTCAACGCTCTAAACGAGGAAACGCTTCTAGAGATTTCGTCAAGGATAGCCGACGCGAGACAAGACAAAAACACAAAAGTGGTGGTCATCACGGGAGCGGGAGACCGAGCATTCTGCGCAGGCGCCGACTTAAACGTGATGAAAGGCGCAGGCGCGTATAAGGGAATGCACCTTTCACAGGTCGGACAAAAACTAACCTTGGAAATAGAAGAACTTGAAAAGCCTGTCATTGCCGCCATAAACGGTTACGCTCTTGGAGGCGGCTTAGAATTAGCCATGGCATGTGACCTCCGGATTGCCTCAGAAAACGCGAAATTGGGGCAACCGGAAGTAAACGTTGGCTTAATTCCAGGATGGGGCGGTACACAACGTCTTCCACGACTTGTAGGAAAGGGAAAAGCGAAAGAAATGATATTTACAGGAAAAAGAATTGACGCAAAGACTGCTGAACAACTCGGCCTAGTGAACAAAGTTGTGCCCCTTGAACAGTTGAAATCGACTGTCAAAGAACTTGCCTCCGAACTCATGAACAAGCCACCAATAGCCATCGAGTTAGCCAAACAGTTGATTAACAACAGTACAGAAACCGACTTGAAGATAGGATTAACAAACGAAGCAGAAGCATTCGGCGTTCTCGCCTCCACAGAAGACTTCAAGGAAGGAGTAAGTGCGTTCCTCGAGAAGAGAAAACCCCGATATAAAGGAAAGTAA
- a CDS encoding 3-hydroxyacyl-CoA dehydrogenase family protein: MEIKKVSVLGAGLMGHGIAQVSAQMAKYEVTIRDVKQEFLDKGMGMIRNSLQKFTQKQVISEQDMSDTLRRIHTTLDMKEAVEDANLIIEAVPEKLQIKKAVLAEADKYAKGDAIMASNTSSISITELASSTQRPEKFCGMHFFNPPQLMKLVEIIRGAKTSDETIDTIVAVSQKMGKETVVVKKDSAGFIVNRILVPALNEAFNLVWEGVAEPEDIDKAIKLGLNWPMGPLTLVDYLGIDTTLAIAEVLQKELGPKYSPCPLLRQMTRANLLGRKSGKGFYDWRKK, from the coding sequence ATGGAAATTAAAAAGGTGTCAGTTTTAGGTGCTGGATTGATGGGGCATGGAATTGCTCAGGTGTCGGCGCAGATGGCAAAATATGAGGTTACGATTAGAGACGTGAAGCAAGAGTTTCTGGACAAAGGCATGGGAATGATAAGAAACAGCTTGCAGAAATTCACACAAAAACAAGTGATATCCGAACAAGACATGAGCGATACATTGAGGAGAATCCATACAACGCTCGATATGAAGGAGGCTGTAGAAGACGCCAATCTCATAATCGAAGCCGTCCCAGAAAAGCTCCAAATCAAAAAAGCTGTCCTCGCAGAAGCCGACAAATATGCAAAAGGAGACGCCATAATGGCTTCCAACACCTCTTCTATCAGCATAACTGAACTCGCCTCAAGCACTCAAAGACCTGAAAAGTTCTGCGGCATGCACTTCTTCAACCCGCCACAACTAATGAAGCTGGTGGAGATTATCCGCGGGGCAAAAACGTCAGACGAAACTATTGACACGATAGTTGCTGTTTCCCAAAAAATGGGGAAAGAAACAGTTGTTGTCAAGAAAGATTCCGCTGGTTTCATTGTGAACAGAATTCTCGTTCCTGCCTTGAATGAAGCTTTCAATCTTGTATGGGAAGGAGTTGCAGAACCAGAAGACATAGACAAAGCGATAAAGCTTGGATTGAACTGGCCGATGGGTCCGTTGACCTTAGTTGACTATCTTGGCATTGACACGACATTAGCTATTGCGGAAGTCTTGCAGAAAGAACTAGGTCCGAAGTATAGCCCCTGTCCCTTGTTGCGGCAGATGACAAGAGCGAACTTGTTGGGAAGGAAAAGTGGAAAGGGCTTTTACGATTGGAGAAAGAAGTAG